In Columba livia isolate bColLiv1 breed racing homer chromosome 20, bColLiv1.pat.W.v2, whole genome shotgun sequence, a genomic segment contains:
- the SHPK gene encoding sedoheptulokinase isoform X2: protein MEQNVWRIIRALNECLAALPQQQLQKVSHIGISGQMHGIVFWKKDKGCKWTERGTGPTFEPEGVSHLITWQDGRCSPTFLSSLPLPQSHVSLATGFGCATIYWYLKESPDFLKSYDAAGTIHDYVVAMLCDLKKPLMSVQNAASWGYFNCRSNSWNTDILKKSGFPVHLLPEVGDPGSIAGSTICAWHGIPKGAKVGIALGDFQCSVYSCLTERTDAVLNISTSAQLTVSMPPGFQPPETPDPSSAITYFPYFNGDYLAVAASLNGGNVLATFVDMVSRWTEELGLQVQESAIYMKIIEAALDQNDSKLSIHPTIFGERHLPQQLASVANIAVSDLSLGHVTRALCRGIVENLCSMLPVQRLMETGVRRVLGSGSALARNEVLRQEVERIFPFPVVYGKDVDAAVGAAMVMFHRK from the exons ATGGAGCAGAATGTCTGGAGAATAATAAGAGCATTGAATGAATGCCTTGCTGCTCTacctcagcagcagcttcaaAAAGTCAGTCACATTGGCATTTCAGGACAAATGCACGGGAttgtgttttggaaaaaagaTAAAG GTTGCAAGTGGACAGAGCGTGGCACAGGCCCTACGTTTGAGCCGGAGGGTGTCAGTCATCTGATTACTTGGCAAGACGGCCGCTGCAGTCCcaccttcctctcttctcttcctctgccgCAGTCACATGTCAGCTTGGCTACAGGATTTGGGTGTGCCACAATCTACTGGTATTTAAAGGAGAG tcCAGATTTTCTGAAGTCTTATGATGCAGCTGGCACTATCCATGACTATGTGGTTGCCATGTTGTGTGACCTGAAGAAGCCACTCATGTCTGTCCAGAATGCTGCCAGCTGGGGATATTTTAATTGCAGAAGCAACAGCTGGAATACTGACAT ATTGAAAAAATCAGGCTTTCCTGTGCACTTGCTTCCAGAGGTGGGAGACCCAGGCAGTATTGCGGGCAGCACAATCTGTGCATGGCATGGAATACCCAAAGGAGCAAAAGTAGGAATCGCTCTGGGAgatttccagtgctctgtttaTTCCTGCCTAACTGAGAGGACTGATGCAG TTCTTAATATCAGCACCTCTGCTCAGCTGACTGTCTCAATGCCCCCGGGTTTCCAACCTCCAGAGACACCGGATCCTTCCTCAGCTATTACTTATTTTCCCTACTTCAATGGTGACTACTTGGCAGTGGCAGCATCACTTAATGGAGGCAATGTGCTAGCAACGTTTGTGGACATGGTGTCACGGTGGACAGAAGAGCTAG GACTTCAGGTTCAGGAATCTGCTATCTACATGAAGATAATCGAAGCAGCCTTGGACCAAAATGACAGCAAACTCTCCATCCACCCGACCATTTTTGGAGAGAGACACCTGCCTCAGCAGTTGGCATCAGTGGCTAATATTGCTGTCTCTGACCTCTCCCTGGGTCATGTAACCAGAGCTCTCTGCCGTGGCATCGTGGAAAACCTCTGTTCCATGTTACCTGTGCAGCGCCTGATGGAGACGGGAGTGAGGAGGGTTCTGGGCAGTGGGAGTGCCCTTGCCAGGAATGAGGTGCTGAGGCAGGAAGTGGAAAGGATTTTTCCATTCCCTGTGGTTTATGGGAAGGACGTTGATGCTGCTGTGGGGGCTGCCATGGTGATgttccacagaaaataa
- the SHPK gene encoding sedoheptulokinase isoform X1 — MAGRPAPAYVLGIDLGTTSVKAALLVEAEQGQVVAGSCSRETQAHASSLEAGPQGMEQNVWRIIRALNECLAALPQQQLQKVSHIGISGQMHGIVFWKKDKGCKWTERGTGPTFEPEGVSHLITWQDGRCSPTFLSSLPLPQSHVSLATGFGCATIYWYLKESPDFLKSYDAAGTIHDYVVAMLCDLKKPLMSVQNAASWGYFNCRSNSWNTDILKKSGFPVHLLPEVGDPGSIAGSTICAWHGIPKGAKVGIALGDFQCSVYSCLTERTDAVLNISTSAQLTVSMPPGFQPPETPDPSSAITYFPYFNGDYLAVAASLNGGNVLATFVDMVSRWTEELGLQVQESAIYMKIIEAALDQNDSKLSIHPTIFGERHLPQQLASVANIAVSDLSLGHVTRALCRGIVENLCSMLPVQRLMETGVRRVLGSGSALARNEVLRQEVERIFPFPVVYGKDVDAAVGAAMVMFHRK, encoded by the exons ATGGCGGGCAGGCCTGCTCCTGCCTATGTGCTGGGCATAGACCTGGGCACCACGTCGGTCAAGGCTGCCTTGTTGGTGGAGGCAGAGCAGGGGCAGGTGGTGGCAGGGAGCTGCTCCAGGGAGACACAAGCACACGCCAGCAGCCTGGAAGCTGGACCGCAG GGAATGGAGCAGAATGTCTGGAGAATAATAAGAGCATTGAATGAATGCCTTGCTGCTCTacctcagcagcagcttcaaAAAGTCAGTCACATTGGCATTTCAGGACAAATGCACGGGAttgtgttttggaaaaaagaTAAAG GTTGCAAGTGGACAGAGCGTGGCACAGGCCCTACGTTTGAGCCGGAGGGTGTCAGTCATCTGATTACTTGGCAAGACGGCCGCTGCAGTCCcaccttcctctcttctcttcctctgccgCAGTCACATGTCAGCTTGGCTACAGGATTTGGGTGTGCCACAATCTACTGGTATTTAAAGGAGAG tcCAGATTTTCTGAAGTCTTATGATGCAGCTGGCACTATCCATGACTATGTGGTTGCCATGTTGTGTGACCTGAAGAAGCCACTCATGTCTGTCCAGAATGCTGCCAGCTGGGGATATTTTAATTGCAGAAGCAACAGCTGGAATACTGACAT ATTGAAAAAATCAGGCTTTCCTGTGCACTTGCTTCCAGAGGTGGGAGACCCAGGCAGTATTGCGGGCAGCACAATCTGTGCATGGCATGGAATACCCAAAGGAGCAAAAGTAGGAATCGCTCTGGGAgatttccagtgctctgtttaTTCCTGCCTAACTGAGAGGACTGATGCAG TTCTTAATATCAGCACCTCTGCTCAGCTGACTGTCTCAATGCCCCCGGGTTTCCAACCTCCAGAGACACCGGATCCTTCCTCAGCTATTACTTATTTTCCCTACTTCAATGGTGACTACTTGGCAGTGGCAGCATCACTTAATGGAGGCAATGTGCTAGCAACGTTTGTGGACATGGTGTCACGGTGGACAGAAGAGCTAG GACTTCAGGTTCAGGAATCTGCTATCTACATGAAGATAATCGAAGCAGCCTTGGACCAAAATGACAGCAAACTCTCCATCCACCCGACCATTTTTGGAGAGAGACACCTGCCTCAGCAGTTGGCATCAGTGGCTAATATTGCTGTCTCTGACCTCTCCCTGGGTCATGTAACCAGAGCTCTCTGCCGTGGCATCGTGGAAAACCTCTGTTCCATGTTACCTGTGCAGCGCCTGATGGAGACGGGAGTGAGGAGGGTTCTGGGCAGTGGGAGTGCCCTTGCCAGGAATGAGGTGCTGAGGCAGGAAGTGGAAAGGATTTTTCCATTCCCTGTGGTTTATGGGAAGGACGTTGATGCTGCTGTGGGGGCTGCCATGGTGATgttccacagaaaataa
- the CTNS gene encoding cystinosin — protein MEMPYLFCPLLYLSLVLLGPGGTNGQNVYITESITEENGVIVLSVPEVVSLESGSSTNVTVSLRAPLNETLVITLNITYSSKQSTIVELPDEVQLPAGHTKADFQVKADDVGQVTVYLYTTNSNVTGPRIQFQVIHSIIVRYVDEVIGWIYFLAWSISFYPQLFENWRRKSVVGLSFDFIALNLTGFIAYSVFNVGLFWIPLIKEEFLVSYPSGVNPVAINDVFFSLHAVALTLLTIIQCCIYERAGQKVSKVVVGLLALAWIFTFTTLFLAAAEEMTWLQFLFCFSYIKLAVTLIKYFPQAYMNFRRKSTEGWSIGNVLLDFTGGSFSLLQMFLQSYNNDEWKLIFGDPTKFGLGVFSIIFDIVFMVQHYCLYRRRRGYEPCE, from the exons ATGGAGATGCCATACCTGTTCTGCCCTCTACTGTACCTCTCGCTTGTGCTGCTGGGGCCTGGTG GTACCAATGGGCAAAATGTCTATATCACAGAATCTATCACAGAAGAAA ATGGAGTCATTGTATTGTCTGTCCCTGAAGTGGTTTCATTAGAAAGTGGAAGTTCAACAAACGTCACTGTATCTCTGAG GGCTCCATTAAATGAGACACTGGTGATAACTCTTAATATTACATACTCATCAAAACAGAGCACTATTGTTGAACTGCCTGATGAA GTACAATTGCCTGCAGGTCACACTAAAGCAGATTTCCAAGTGAAAGCAGATGATGTTGGACAAGTAACAGTTTATCTTTATACCACTAATTCCAATGTAACTGG ACCTAGGATTCAATTTCAAGTGATTCATAGCATCATAGTAAGATATGTTGATGAGGTGATTGGCTGGATCTATTTCCTTGCCTGGTCCATCTCCTTTTATCCTCAACTCTTTGAGAACTGGCGACGAAAAAG TGTTGTTGGACTAAGCTTTGACTTTATAGCATTAAACCTCACTGGCTTTATAGCATACAGTGTGTTTAATGTTGGACTCTTTTGGATTCCCTTGATTAAG GAGGAATTCTTAGTCAGTTATCCCAGTGGGGTGAACCCTGTGGCTATCAACGATGTTTTCTTCAGTCTCCATGCAGTAGCTCTAACTCTCCTCACCATAATTCAGTGCTGCATCTATGAG cGAGCAGGTCAGAAAGTATCCAAAGTTGTTGTTGGACTGCTGGCACTTGCATGGATCTTCACATTTACTACACTGTTTCTTGCTGCAGCTGAGGAAATGACATGGCtacagtttctgttctgcttctctTACATTAAGTTAGCAGTCacactgataaaatattttccacag GCATATATGAACTTCCGTCGGAAGAGCACTGAGGGATGGAGTATTGGGAATGTATTACTGGACTTCACTGGTGGAAGCTTCAGCCTTCTCCAGATGTTTTTGCAGTCATACAACAATG ATGAATGGAAGTTAATCTTTGGAGATCCAACCAAGTTTGGCCTGGGCGtcttctccatcatctttgataTTGTTTTTATGGTCCAGCACTACTGCCTTTATAGGAGGAGACGGGGGTATGAACCTTGTGAATAA
- the TAX1BP3 gene encoding tax1-binding protein 3 produces MSYVPGQPVTAVVQRIEIHKLRQGDNLILGFSIGGGIDQDPTQNPFSEDKTDKGIYVTRVTEGGPAEVAGLQIGDKIMQVNGWDMTMVTHDQARKRLTKRNEEVVRLLVTRQSLQKAVQQSMMS; encoded by the exons ATGTCGTACGTACCGGGGCAGCCGGTGACCGCCGTGGTG caaAGAATTGAAATACATAAGCTTCGTCAAGGTGACAATTTGATTCTGGGATTCAGCATTGGAGGTGGCATCGACCAGGACCCTACTCAGAATCCTTTCTCTGAAGACAAGACTGACAAG gGTATCTATGTAACAAGGGTGACAGAAGGAGGCCCAGCAGAAGTTGCAGGACTTCAGATTGGAGATAAGATCATGCAG gTGAACGGCTGGGATATGACAATGGTGACCCATGACCAAGCTAGGAAGAGGCTGACAAAAAGGAACGAAGAAGTGGTACGGCTGCTGGTGACCAGGCAATCTCTGCAGAAGGCTGTGCAACAATCCATGATGTCCTAA
- the EMC6 gene encoding ER membrane protein complex subunit 6 — protein sequence MAAVVAKRDGPQFISEAAVRGNAAILDYCRTSVSALSGATAGILGLTGLHGFIFYFLASVLLSVLLVLKAGRRWNKYFKSRRPLFTGGLIGGLFTYVLFWTFLYGMVHVY from the coding sequence ATGGCCGCGGTGGTGGCCAAGCGCGACGGGCCGCAGTTCATCAGCGAGGCGGCGGTTCGGGGAAACGCCGCCATCCTGGACTATTGCCGGACGTCGGTGTCGGCGCTGTCGGGCGCCACGGCCGGGATCCTGGGCCTGACCGGCCTGCACGGCTTCATCTTCTACTTCCTGGCGTCCGTCCTGCTCTCCGTGCTCCTGGTGTTAAAAGCTGGACGGCGATGGAACAAGTACTTTAAATCCCGAAGGCCGCTTTTCACAGGGGGGCTTATAGGAGGGCTCTTCACATACGTCCTGTTCTGGACTTTCCTGTACGGGATGGTTCACGTCTACTAA